A window from Cryptomeria japonica chromosome 1, Sugi_1.0, whole genome shotgun sequence encodes these proteins:
- the LOC131069081 gene encoding uncharacterized mitochondrial protein AtMg00810-like — translation MIILVLYVDDLLITGEDNLIDKCKKDLVAEFDMKDMGLLHYFLGLEIIQNKDHILLSQKKYIFDILNRFGMVDCKPLATPMETNLQKLKDEAENSELADVTLFRQIIGSLMYLVNTRPDICYATNVLSHFMCEPKQIHLVAAKHILRYLKGTSDLGLKYDKTEIQLQGYSDSDWAGSTTDRKSTTGVCFSLGSAVISWFSRKQSAVAQSSTEAEYMAASMGAREAVWLRKLLFDLFGKPLLPTIIHCDNQSCIKLSVNPVFHNRSKHIEIPYHYVRDMVDRKIIKLVYISTEEQNTDIFTKSLARVKIEFFRNKIGLIKI, via the coding sequence ATGATAatccttgttctctatgttgatgacttactcatTACAGGAGAAGACAATCTAATAGATAAATGTAAAAAGGACCTAGTagctgaatttgatatgaaggatatgGGCCTACTACACTACTTTCTAGGTCTtgaaattattcaaaacaaagatcATATTCTCCTCAgtcaaaagaaatatatttttgatATTCTGAACAGATTTGGTATGGTAGATTGTAAACCTCTTGCTACTCCTATGGAGACAAATCTTCAGAAATTAAAGGATGAAGCAGAAAACTCAGAActtgcagatgtgacactctttAGACAGATAATTGGATCCCTCATGTATCTGGTGAATACACGTCCTGACATTTGCTATGCCACAAATGTActaagtcacttcatgtgtgaaccaaaaCAGATTCATCTAGTGGCAGCTAAACACATCTTGAGAtatttaaaaggaacaagtgatcTTGGACTAAAATATGACAAGACTGAAATTCAACTTCAAGGTTAttcagactcagattgggcaggaagtaccACTGATCGGAAGAGTACCACAGGAGTTTGTTTCAGTTTGGGTTCCGCAGTAATATCTTGGTTTAGTCGGAAGCAATCAGCTGTAGCTCAGAGTTCgacagaggcagaatacatggctgCATCTATGGGAGCTAGAGAAGCAGTATGGTTAAGAAAATTACTTTTTGACTTATTTGGTAAACCTCTATTACCTaccattattcattgtgataatcagagttgcatcaagctctCTGTAAATCCTGTTTTTCACAATCGGTCAAAGCACAtagagattccatatcactatgtgagagatatggtagacagaaaaATTATTAAACTAGTCTACATCAGCACTGAGGAACAAAATACTGATATCTTCACTAAATCCCTTGCAAGGGTGAAGATAGAATTCTTCAGGAACAAAAttggtttgatcaaaatatga